From the genome of Lutzomyia longipalpis isolate SR_M1_2022 chromosome 2, ASM2433408v1, one region includes:
- the LOC129789980 gene encoding ADP-ribosylation factor-like protein 2-binding protein — translation MSSSPESEDYFDTVIGHIEDFVISDEFKKLVQNFMQSHYREFDRCEENKIEYMEIFNQYTVAIEGYIVENLVRRMPNFDMERFTEELCRRRTQLDGEIFELLFSLTDFLAFKELILDYKLYKENHLSDLDSGIQISRISSSLL, via the exons atgtcttcttcTCCAGAATCTGAGGATTATTTCGACACTGTTATTGGACACATTGAGGACTTTGTAATAAGTGATGAATTCAAG AAACTCGTTCAGAACTTCATGCAGTCGCACTACAGAGAATTCGATCGGTGTGAGGAGAACAAAATCGAGTACATGGAGATCTTCAATCAGTACACCGTAGCCATTGAGGGGTATATTGTGGAGAATCTTGTCAGGAGGATGCCTAACTTTGACATGGAGAGATTCACTGAGGAACTCTGTCGGAGAAGAACACAGCTCGATGGAGAAATCTTTGAGCTTCTCTTCTCCCTGACAGACTTCCTGGCCTTCAAAGAACTCATCCTTGACTACAAACTCTACAAGGAGAATCATCTGAGTGATCTGGACAGTGGGATTCAAATTAGTCGCATTTCAAGTTCACTTCTTTAA
- the LOC129789898 gene encoding equilibrative nucleoside transporter 2 yields MEHSINSRPLLQPSDSEFGESDGDARASNDDVEIRTETKNEPIDRLNIIYMIFYLLGMTTLLPWNFFITAENYWMFKFRNVTGNDSDVLTPIQRTFTSDLSVSSAVPNTVFLILNAFLSHRISLQIRMLGSMGIIFVLFIFTTVFVEVDTDSWQRPFFAITITTVVVMNIAAAILSGGLFGIAGQFPSEYMTAVVSGQALGGIFAALCEIISLTFGASPNTTALVYFSIAIVVMIISLATYFLMSRTLFFKYYTHTASRAPRRLQDETRLLGESPSSPDFRIILRKIWLYGFSEWFVFVVTLSVYPAVTVLVHSENHGNGHLWNDVFFTTVVNYLIFNSGDYLGRIIAGLFEWPVNRPRLVAFATILRAAFVPFFLMCNSTPRSNLPILVHSDAVFIALMCVFALSNGYIANIAFLCAPKVVAPHEKEVAASMMAAFLGIGLAFGSGLGLIFVEIL; encoded by the exons ATGGAGCACAGCATCAATTCCCGGCCGCTGCTGCAGCCCAGTGATAGTGAATTTGGCGAATCCGACGGGGATGCCAGGGCATCGAATGACGATGTGGAAATCCGGACGGAGACAAAGAACGAGCCCATTGATCGTCTCAACATCATCTACATGATCTTCTACCTCCTGGGCATGACAACGCTCCTCCCGTGGAATTTCTTCATCACAGCTGAGAAT TACTGGATGTTTAAGTTTCGCAATGTGACGGGAAATGACTCAGACGTTCTCACGCCCATCCAGAGGACCTTCACATCGGATCTAAGTGTCTCATCGGCCGTTCCCAATACGGTCTTCCTCATACTCAATGCATTCCTCAGTCACAGGATTTCCCTACAGATCCGCATGTTGGGCTCCATGGGAAtcatttttgtgctttttatcTTCACGACTGTCTTTGTGGAAGTTGACACGGATTCCTGGCAGCGCCCCTTTTTTGCCATCACCATCACCACCGTTGTTGTGATGAACATCGCTGCTGCCATCCTATCTGGTGGACTTTTTGGGATTGCTGGACAATTTCCATCTGAATACATGACTGCAGTG GTCAGTGGCCAAGCATTGGGAGGAATTTTCGCAGCTCTCTGTGAGATCATTTCTTTGACATTTGGAGCTTCGCCCAATACAACAGCCCTGGTTTACTTCAGCATCGCCATTGTGGTGATGATTATCTCCCTGGCGACATACTTCCTCATGTCCAGGACGCTCTTTTTCAAATACTACACACACACAGCCTCACGAGCCCCACGAAGGTTGCAGGATGAAACAAGGCTCCTGGGGGAATCGCCTTCATCCCCGGATTTCCGAATTATTCTCCGGAAAATCTGGCTCTACGGCTTCTCCGAGTGGTTTGTCTTTGTCGTCACACTATCCGTGTATCCAGCTGTTACCGTTCTGGTTCACAGCGAAAATCACGGCAATGGACATCTCTGGAATG ACGTCTTCTTCACCACTGTCGTCAACTACTTAATCTTCAACTCTGGCGACTACTTGGGCAGGATAATTGCCGGCCTCTTTGAATGG CCTGTTAACCGTCCACGCCTCGTGGCTTTCGCAACAATCCTCCGTGCTGCCTTTGTGCCCTTCTTCCTCATGTGCAACTCCACCCCACGCTccaatttgcccatcctcgtGCATTCCGACGCTGTTTTCATCGCCCTCATGTGCGTCTTTGCCCTCTCGAACGGCTACATTGCCAACATTGCCTTCCTCTGTGCCCCAAAAGTCGTTGCGCCGCATGAAAAGGAAGTTGCAGCATCCATGATGGCGGCTTTCCTGGGCATTGGATTGGCTTTTGGCTCTGGCCTAGGGCTGATTTTCGTGGAAATCCTCTGA
- the LOC129789972 gene encoding uncharacterized protein LOC129789972 — translation MLHRNMMATLSQRASSVNGRENTQTFHPQAIQGHPPVYLVPAGVSPPIPPPVMYPYSVPYPQMVPPYFVPEHQMMDNLHRWRSTRSLRSRMSEKPRSGRRKSEHRDAASEAGVDRKAFQYTGLDRAIANSFLVYQQTKSTNCDTSRSGGSQSTESMGKCCDVAM, via the exons ATGCTGCATCGAAATATGATGGCAACACTGAGTCAAAGA gCAAGCAGTGTCAATGGACGTGAAAATACCCAAACTTTTCATCCCCAGGCAATACAGGGTCATCCTCCGGTGTACTTAGTCCCAGCTGGGGTTTCT CCTCCGATTCCTCCACCAGTAATGTACCCCTATAGTGTGCCCTATCCACAAATGGTACCACCCTATTTTGTACCTGAGCACCAAATGATG GATAATCTGCACAGATGGCGATCAACACGCTCTTTGCGAAGTCGCATGTCTGAGAAACCACGCTCAGGACGACGCAAAAGTGAGCATAGGGATGCAGCCAGTGAAGCTGGAGTCGACCGGAAGGCATTCCAGTACACCGGTCTCGATCGTGCCATCGCCAACAGTTTCCTGGTGTACCAGCAGACAAAGAGCACCAATTGCGACACAAGCAGAAGTGGAGGATCTCAGAGTACCGAATCCATGGGAAAATGCTGCGATGTCGCCATGTAG